AACATTCCATTGAGCAAGTTAGAGGATCAAATGATGACAATATTTCTACTACAAGCTTTAAGGCTTGAATTCCCATTATTTGTCCAATCTTAAAGTTATTGTGATTGGTAGAATGTTATTTAATTGACCGGTTCCTGATCTGGTTTACACATCTAATACTGAAAAACATCAGTATAGTGAAATCATAAATGCTAGAAGTGTACTCAGCTTTTCTAATTTAGGCCTAGAATGTTACTGGTGCTTTTGCACACATTTGATTGTTTGGGTCATCATTGTTCCATAATCTATCACAATGATAGCTTAGATATCAATAAATGCAAATGGTGCTATTTTATCTTTGTTGATCTTTGATCTgtatttagaatttttctaTTGATTTCTTTATCTTGGACTAGAAGTGtttcatttaatttcttgAGGCCTCGGTGCTCTCGTGCATCTGTGTCGTATGAATAGAAACAAGGTTTAAAAGACACTAATCTCGTGGAACATAATGTCAAATGTAGCTAGAAATTCTGTTCCAGGTTTAAATATGCTGTATTATTTATTGTGGATTAGCATCCTGACTATgatgttttcttctttttacaTTGCCACATCCGCAGCTTGCCCAGTAAACTTTGAGTTTCAGAACTATACAGTCATCACAAGTCAATGTAAAGGGCCCAAGTACGCACCTGAAACCTGTTGTGCAGCATTCAAGGAATTTGCTTGCCCATTTGCAGATGTCTTGAATGACTTGACCAATGACTGCGCATCAACCATGTTCAGCTACATTAACCTCTATGGGAAATACCCTCCTGGTCTTTTTGCTAGTGAATGCCGGGAAGGAAAGGAGGGGCTTGAATGCCCTGCACCACCACCATCGCACTTGGCTGATGATAAAAATGGCCAGATGATGCAGAATCCATCCCTAATGCTTACATCTGGATTCCTTGTGCTGTTAGTTCACTTGTTCTGAAGGCTCAAAATGTTGAGTCCATTCTTTCACTCCAATGATTTGTCTTAACCACGTCTGAGCTACATTCgcttcattatattttaaatgtgCTCCAGTTGAAACCATTTCTTAGGCATATaccaaaaatttaatttgtatattgTTTGTGATTTGTCGAGAGATTCGTGTATAAACCTATATGTACcccaaatttaaattcaaggGCTCATGTAATctattctttttcctctttttattttattttcctatttaTTTAAGGGTTATGCTAACAGCTTGCATCTGTAATATGGACAAAGGGTCAAATACCTTCTTCAACTTGTAATTTAGGGCtaaataagtttaattttaattatttttacactATTTTCATAACTTCTGTTTAAAGGCTAAATAGATCCAAATTTTGACTAAAACTGatgaaattgatgaaaattgtgTTAATGATAATAAAGTCACGACAGTGAAATAGAAGCagtaattgttaattttaatttttttgataaaatataaaaaaattaaatttgaattttacttaaatatcaaaaattaatatttgtttaaatttcattttatttaactaatttgAATAATGAGTAtgatatacatatttataattctttttaagatatgaatttatttggtttttaaataaaaattatgaatttatttattaaaatagtcgaaattaaatttatttgacgGGTATTTGACCCTTTATCGTCTGTAATATTACTAGTGCCAGATTGGCTTGCGAGTTCTGCTATGGGCTAAAGACACAGTAGCtgtcatcaaacatgtcattaTTTCCTGGGTAGGGTTTGTGTGGCCATGAATGAGTGATACAAATCTTTTAACTTGTCAGATTAAAGATATTTCAAACCTCCTCCAAGTACCTGCAAGGGAAAAGGTACTCCAACCCTGATTGGCTGCAAAAAGCCTTTACTGCTGCTCTTCTCCATAACTAGCACATGGCTTCTTCTATGGCATCCCCATTTTTTCCTAAAGAGAGAGAGGTAAAATTACCTTTCGCAACTCTAACTAGATCACCAGCAACAGTTATATTGCTTCAACTGTGCCAAAATATGCATGAAGTAAGACAATTACATGCTCAATTTGTCGTCTCAGGACTCCTTAACCATCATTCTCTCTGCGGGAGGAGGCTTCTTGAGTCCTACGTTACAATGTCTGAGATCAGTTATGCCCGGTCGATCTTTGAGAGAATACCTTACCTCGATGTGTTCGTATATAACACGATGATAAGGGGCCTAATGCTTGGTAAGCGTCCATATGATTCCTTGTTACTGTTCAATGAGCTTTTACTTGGATGCCTTAAACCAGACAACTACACTTACACCTTTGTCCTTAAAGCATGCTCCAATCAGAAAGCTCTTCCTGAAGGTAAACAAGTACATTGCCAGATAATTAAGGCAGGAATCTCCCCGAACACGCACATTCATAGCTCCCTAATCCATATGTATACTAGCTCAGGTAGCATAGTTGAAGCAGAATGCGTTCTCAGAGAGTTCTCAGAGGAAAACACGCTTGCTAAGAACTCAATGATTTCTGGGTACTTGAGTAAGGGTCACGTAGACAAGGCTCGAGCGATGTTTGATCAAATGAAAGCAAAAGATGTTGCATCTTGGAGTGCAATTATAACAGGATGCACAAAGAATGGTATGCATACCGAGGCATTAGCTCTCTTTGAAGATATGATGGTTTCGCATACCCTGCCAAACGAATCGGCACTGGTGAGCTTGCTATCTGCATGTGCACATTTAGGTGCACTGCATCAAGGAAGATGGATTCATGCATATATTGACAGAATAGGGGCTGACATGAGTATTAGACTTAGCACTACCCTCATTGACATGTATGCCAAGTGTGGTGATATACAATCTGGGTATAAATTCTTCCGAAAAATGCCTAGAAGAGACATTGTTACATGGGGAGCTATAATATCAGGATTTGCTATCTATGGACAAGCTAAAAAATGTTTCGAACTGTTTGAGGAAATGGTTGCTGATGGAATCTATCCAAATGGGGTAATATTTGTGGCCATATTGTCAGCCTGCTCTCATGCTGGTTATGTTGAAGAGGGAAAGCTATATTTCAATCAAATGATAGTAGATCTTGGGATAAGACCGTCCATTGAACATTATGGATGCATGGTAGACCTCCTTGGCCGTGCCGGGCAGCTAAAAGAAGCAGAAGAATTCATCATTTCAATGCCAGAAAAGCCAAATTCAGTCATATGGGGGTCAATGCTCAGTGCATGCAGAACTCACAATGACCTGAATAGAGGGAGTTGGGCATTCAGGCACTTGATAGAGCTTGAGCCAAGGTCAGGTGACAGGTACAAGCTAGCAGGGCTGATGTTTGGCAATGCAGGAGAGAAACAGGAAGCTACTAAGATAAGGAAGATGATCGAGGATCAAGGGATGGAAACAACTTGTGGCTCCAGTTTCATTGAAGTAGATGGCACAATTCATGAATTTTTAGTAGGGGATACCATTCATAATGAGGCTGCAGAGATATATGAGGTGTGGAAAGGGCTCAATGGGTTACTTGAGGCTGCATAAGTTTCCAATTGCTGGTGATTTAACATATGCCACATATACAACTGACATACAACAAGGGAGCATGAATTTACATACCATTAATAGCAATTTACcaagtattattttaatcaatgtaagattttaaatataaagtgttaaaagtatattttcttctgtttattaactatttatttttatttttctatatgaaATTGATGAGGtgtaaaaaatttcaattcgTAGCTttgttaactattttttatctttattattgtgataaaaagattcaaacttaataattctcttttttttttccgttTAATGATTATTTCTATCTAACATAATAggttaatattttctttttccttctctttaaAATACTTTCCTCTTTTTTTGCCTCTTCATTGCCATACATACTTTAGATGTACTAAATAcacttaattttgataaagaaTATGTACTCTTGGAAAATAAAGGctttgaatttaaattctttatctCTATGTTCATTTTAATGTGGTGCTAAATAAAATAGTCTTATCAATATTTATGACTCgtaaattaataagttatcacTATTACAGcgaatttaaagaaataattattcatatcATATTAGTCTATATTTCGTTAAAGTTCtgtaaattaattatgaacaaaataatttttttttttatcttaatatgCTCTttcaagttaattttattaaaaaataggaATAAGGTACTAAAAACATTGCTTCATTTGCCACTCTATATGGAGATGTTTTGACATCCAATCTAGTCGTGGTGATGGAATTTAGAGTATTAGTAGTTTGTACTTTATTTGAAGGAGATCTTTCCTCTTATCAGTTTGTGAAATAAgatgtaatatataattaaattttatgtttttataaaaaaactgatttattaataaagcttCAGTCttctaatgaaaatataaatatattgaaaatatgaaattaagataaaaagtataataaattattaacaataaattatagaaaatgaagaaataaaataagagaaaaagaaaagtaaaaaaaaaattatagcacACATATGATGTAAACAATATGAACAATTCAAGGTTGGCTTAAATTCAGCTCATTTTTTTAACTCTTTCAAGCTCATTAAAAGAATGTATGAAccaaatttgatattatttctaagatcataaaaaaattaattcaagcttgaaaaaacaaatatttgatttagtGTTTCATAAACTTTTAAACTAATAAGACAAATGTATAtgtttccaaaataaattttgttagaTAAAGTCaaataagttttatatttttctgtttGTATATATGATactaatttttacatattgagtaaggtattttttatttaattcttttaaaagaaaattttcttaaaatgtattttgcaaaattagtttaatattaataaaatttatttttcttttatt
The Ricinus communis isolate WT05 ecotype wild-type chromosome 1, ASM1957865v1, whole genome shotgun sequence DNA segment above includes these coding regions:
- the LOC8267940 gene encoding pentatricopeptide repeat-containing protein At5g66520 isoform X2, whose protein sequence is MSEISYARSIFERIPYLDVFVYNTMIRGLMLGKRPYDSLLLFNELLLGCLKPDNYTYTFVLKACSNQKALPEGKQVHCQIIKAGISPNTHIHSSLIHMYTSSGSIVEAECVLREFSEENTLAKNSMISGYLSKGHVDKARAMFDQMKAKDVASWSAIITGCTKNGMHTEALALFEDMMVSHTLPNESALVSLLSACAHLGALHQGRWIHAYIDRIGADMSIRLSTTLIDMYAKCGDIQSGYKFFRKMPRRDIVTWGAIISGFAIYGQAKKCFELFEEMVADGIYPNGVIFVAILSACSHAGYVEEGKLYFNQMIVDLGIRPSIEHYGCMVDLLGRAGQLKEAEEFIISMPEKPNSVIWGSMLSACRTHNDLNRGSWAFRHLIELEPRSGDRYKLAGLMFGNAGEKQEATKIRKMIEDQGMETTCGSSFIEVDGTIHEFLVGDTIHNEAAEIYEVWKGLNGLLEAA
- the LOC125371099 gene encoding GPI-anchored protein LLG1-like isoform X2; this translates as MFSYINLYGKYPPGLFASACQEGKKGLYCPATPPPHSPDACPVNFEFQNYTVITSQCKGPKYAPETCCAAFKEFACPFADVLNDLTNDCASTMFSYINLYGKYPPGLFASECREGKEGLECPAPPPSHLADDKNGQMMQNPSLMLTSGFLVLLVHLF
- the LOC8267940 gene encoding pentatricopeptide repeat-containing protein At5g66520 isoform X1, coding for MASSMASPFFPKEREVKLPFATLTRSPATVILLQLCQNMHEVRQLHAQFVVSGLLNHHSLCGRRLLESYVTMSEISYARSIFERIPYLDVFVYNTMIRGLMLGKRPYDSLLLFNELLLGCLKPDNYTYTFVLKACSNQKALPEGKQVHCQIIKAGISPNTHIHSSLIHMYTSSGSIVEAECVLREFSEENTLAKNSMISGYLSKGHVDKARAMFDQMKAKDVASWSAIITGCTKNGMHTEALALFEDMMVSHTLPNESALVSLLSACAHLGALHQGRWIHAYIDRIGADMSIRLSTTLIDMYAKCGDIQSGYKFFRKMPRRDIVTWGAIISGFAIYGQAKKCFELFEEMVADGIYPNGVIFVAILSACSHAGYVEEGKLYFNQMIVDLGIRPSIEHYGCMVDLLGRAGQLKEAEEFIISMPEKPNSVIWGSMLSACRTHNDLNRGSWAFRHLIELEPRSGDRYKLAGLMFGNAGEKQEATKIRKMIEDQGMETTCGSSFIEVDGTIHEFLVGDTIHNEAAEIYEVWKGLNGLLEAA
- the LOC125371099 gene encoding GPI-anchored protein LLG1-like isoform X1, translating into MDLNLCSKSLFFLLLMVLFAATASSASSFISDSVLDSHGSIGRNLLQAKKACPVNFEFQNYTVITSQCKGPKYAPETCCAAFKEFACPFADVLNDLTNDCASTMFSYINLYGKYPPGLFASECREGKEGLECPAPPPSHLADDKNGQMMQNPSLMLTSGFLVLLVHLF